The Triticum aestivum cultivar Chinese Spring chromosome 4B, IWGSC CS RefSeq v2.1, whole genome shotgun sequence sequence TGATGCAAGTACCTATTCCCTTCTTCATGGTCTCTGTCCTTTGGCAGCCTGTACTTTATGCTCCAATGGTTGCTTAATGATGGTGTTTTCTTGCTTTTACATGGGGCCTGAGTGCAGACGTAGGCTCCAATTATGAGCGGGATTGGCAACGGACAAAAATTGTCCATGTCAACCTGGTATTCGGTTCTGCATATAAGAGTTTTTAGATAATGTTGTGGGTGTAATATGAAATCAAACAAGTAGTGATATTCTTTTTTTTTATCCCGTCAAGCTCTGAGTGTAAATTTGCTAATTGTGTTTCCTAAGGTGAACTGTTCAAACTTCAGTTGCGGTGTTTAGCAGTTATGGTATACGTTATCTGATACAATCTCTGTGAACTGTCAAGAATAATTTGTCATTGAATATTTTCATGGACTTGTATCAGTCGTTGATTCTTATCACTGTCAATACTTCAGTCATTCCATGTAAGAAAAAAGATACTTCAGTTATTCACTGCTCACATAGCAAGGCAATAATAACCTGAACAGATTAGCAGAAACTGAGCATTGAAATCATAACCAATATATGCTCTACCTGTGAGATGTGGACCCACTGAAAAATGGAATTTAATATTTATATCCCTCTCGTTAAGATTTGTTTGGGTACCTTTGATTCTTATTTTGTTGTGATTTCAGGTCGTTATCGACATGCAAAACCTGAAATGCATGTCTCCTTTTAGACATATCAGACATGAACTGTCTGTTAGTTGGATTTTTTTTTTCAAGATAGAGGAAGTTGGTAGGACATTCTTGCTTGTTCTGGACTTGTCAAGCTCTAACACTGGCAATCATTCTATTTTAGCAAGTGAATTGCTTTGAGCGCCATTAACTTGTATAGTTGAGCCACCATCAGCTATGCTGTGAACTTATATTCATGTAAAACAATAGAGATCTCTGTCATGTACAAAAATAGTTTGACCATTAAGATTAATTTCACCTTTTCTTCTTCAAGCAGCTAGGTAGACGTGCTGAATCAATGATTTTGCCCTTAGAGTTTCTGCAGCGATCTAAAGCATCAGATTTCCCTGATCCACATGAGTACGAGGCCTGGCAGTTTAGGAACTTGAAGCTTCTTGAGGCTGGTTTGCTGGTTCACCCACTTATTCCCTTGAGCAAATCAGACATTTATGCACAGACATTGCGAGAGATAATAAGTAGAGCATATGATAAGTCACTTCAAAACGGGAAGAACTTGGAATCGATGCAGGAACTATGCAGTGCGGTGAAGTCCCTTGCTGGTAGGTCCCTAGGTGGAAGTTCTGATGAATGTCACTGGGCAGATGGCTTTCCATTCAATCTCCATATCTATCAAATGTTGGTAGAAGCTTGCTTTGATAGTGAGAATGGTACTGTGGTTGATGAAGTTGATGAAGTGATGGGGTTATTGAAGAAGACTTGGGTTATTCTTGGGATTAATCAGATGCTTCACAACCTCTGCTTTGCCTGGGCGTTGTTCAACCATTTTGTCACATCGGACCAAGTAGATATTGAGTTACTTTCTGCTGCTGAGAATCAGTTAAATGTAGTTGTAAAAGATGCAAAAAACGCAGAAGATCCAGATTACTGTGACGTATTGATCTCCATTTTAAGTTCCATAACGGGTTGGACAGAGAAAAGATTGCTAGCTTACCATGAAACTTTCAATGCTAGCAACATTGTTTCGATGCAAGGTATTGTCACAATAGGAGTCTCAGCTGCGAAGATTCTTCTTGAAGATATATCTCAAAAACACCCTGGTAAAAGGAAACAAAAGACTGATGTGGTGCGTGGCAAGATCGAAACCTATATACGGTCCTCGCTCCGTACTGCTTTTGCTCAAGTAAGTTTAAACTGTGAATTGTTCTGCTTAGCCCACTTCACTCAAAGGACGAATAATGCAAGTCTCATACTCATTTATTGTTACTATCACCATTTTCTTTTATCTCACCATGAGACAATGGTTTTTAAACGTGCTACAAAATTGGACATTAAACATCACTGATCACTGTCAGCAATATTGATCTGCTTATTTATAGTTTTAGGGAGCGTTAAAAAATGCTTGATCTTAATATTGGCCTTTTGACACTCGTTCTGGTGTTTATGCCAGTAATATGCATTGATTCTGACGCTCTGCTGATTTGTGCAGAGAATGGATGAGGCAGACTCAAAGCGATCATCAAGGAATCCTGTGCCAGTTCTTGCAATCCTCGCAAAGGATATTAGTGACCTTGCTTCGAAGGAGAAAAATATCTACAGTCCAATACTGAAGAAATGGCACCCGCTTGCTTCTGGTGTTGCAGTTACAACCCTTCATTCTTGCTTTGGTAATGAGCTGAAGCAATTTATGGTTGGGCGTACAAAGTTCACACAAGACACGGCTCAAGTGCTTAACGCTGCTGACAAGTTAGAGAAGAGTCTGGTTAATATTGCAGTTGAAGACTTTCTGGACAGTGATGATGGAGGCAAGTCATTGATTAGACAGATGCCACCGTATGAAGCTGAAAATGCAATTGCTGCTCTGGTCAAAGGTTGGATGAAAGAACGAGTGGACAAACTTAAAGAATGGGTTGACCAAAGTTTACAGCAGGAGGTGATCCTACTCAATGTCCCATACCGTATCTATAGTAGTAACCATGCAAATTCAGTTATTTAGCCTTTTACAATGTTATCCATGGATTTAGTATGCTGTATCCTTTCATCAACCCTTAATTATTACCTTTGCAAGCTTTTATAGTTTATTCATAGTTGCTATTATATCAGATTAGTCTATTTCTGCAGCTGGCTGATGCACGTTATAAACTACTAGTGGTGTACTTTAATATGGATAATAGAAGGTGCATTTTCCTATGTTGCAATTGCATATCTTTCTTGAGTGATTAGCATATTTAGATATGCAGCCATTCTCAACCATCTATTGGATAGTCGATATCATTGAATGCCAAGAGCTCTTTCACATTATTTTGCGCAATGCTGTATAGTCTGATATCACTATAGAGTAACCCTACCGCTATACCAGTATTCCTCTAATTTGTGAATCTGCATGCAGACATGGAATCCAAAAGCTAACAGGCAGAGCTTTGCTCCTTCTTCCATGGAGATGCTAAGGATGGTTGATGAAATTTTAGATGCGTTTTTTGAGTTGCCCATATCAATGCACTCTACTTTGGTTTCTGATTTAGCAGCTGGGCTAGATGGGATTCTACAGTATTATGTCTCGAAAGCAAAATCTTGCCATGGTATGTCTGAGCATGAAGATTCTTTTCTCATACAATTATTTCAATATTTACACAGGGTGGATTCATTTAGCATTGGTGCGCAGGGACCCAGAGTACTGCTACTCCACAACTGCCTCATTTAACAAGATGCGATGTTGGATCCAAATTATTCAAGAAAAAGGAAAAGCCACATGCTCTTCTGAATCGCGGATCGCAAGTTGGATCTTCTACTGGAAAGTCGGAAGGATGCGATCTTCCTGAACTCTGTGTACAAATAAATACATTCCATTACATCCGAACTGAGGTGGAGAATCTGAAGAAGAAGGCGAAAAAATGTTTGCGGAACAGTGAATTATCTCAGGATGGTATTGGCACCACTGATGGAATGAACATCAAGTTTGAGCTATCCCAGGCAAGTTGCCAAGACGGCATCCGTCAGCTGTGTGACGCAACAGCACATAAGGTGGTATTCAGTTATTTGAGTCATGTTCTCTTGGACATGCTGTATGTCGGTGGTGCTGCGTCAAACAGGGTGGAGCCTTTGTTGAGAGAGCTTCACTCTACCCTTGGGGTGATATCTGGCATAATGCGTAATGAGCCGCGGGACCATCTCATAACCGCGTTGATGAAAGCTTCCTTTGATGGGTTCCTGCTGGTGCTTCTTGCTGGTGGACCTACACGCGCTTTCACCCTTCAAGACGCTCAGATCATAGAGAATGATTTCAGAGCCCTCAGAGGATTGTACTTGGCAAATGGTGATGGCCTGCCACATGAACTGGTTGACAAGGCTTCATCAGAGGTGAAGAGCGTTCTGCCACTCCTACGAACAGATACAGAATCCCTCATCCAGCGTTTCAAGCAAGCGATTACCGAACGCCAGGGATCTCCAACCAAATCTAGCTTCGCGAAACCTCCTCGTGTGCCCGCCCAGTGGAGCGCAAATGACCCGAACACTATCCTGCGAGTTTTGTGCTACCGGTACGATGAGGCGGCCACAAAATTCCTCAAGAAAACATACAAGTTCCCAAAGAAGCTTTGATATGTGTATGCCTGCTGCCTATCGCCTATGCAAAATTGAGGTAATAAGGAAACACTTTCAGTTCTCACGTGTGTGCTGCGTCCACGCTGATaagtgtgtgtgcgcgtgtgtctTCATAAGACGAGTTAGTTTTGCCGATCCTGGCGTTTTTGTAGGAGTGTCAGCTTGCTTGCTTGCGGATATCTTGGAATAAAGCATATAGTGAATAAGCACAATATGATCACAAGAGTGTTGGGCATAAACTGTATAGAGGAAAGGATGATATGTTTTGCGCTGCATGCGCACCTGTAATATCTGAGTTGTTTGAAATCGTTGCTACTTGTGTGTTCTTTTATATGTTGGCAAAACTTAACATGAGTTACTTTTTGACTCCTATGAAGAAAGGCATTCTGAAAAGTAGCTCTAAACTTACCAGAAGTCAGAAATAGCATTAATCTATTAAGAACTACGGTTTATCCATCTGAAGGTACATTTACAATGGGTGACTAGCAAATACTAGTCGTATGTTGGAAGGAACTACTGGCTGGAATTCTTATCTCCTGGCCTTGTGGTTCAACTTGGCATCTGCAAACAAACATCACAGCGTTCCATCCACTGAAACTGCACAATCAGCACGCTGTTCTTGTAGGGCAGCATCTTCCTACGCATGATAGTTGCAAATGTTGCCGAATCCCATGTACTCGTGCCGCGCCATCTTGTGAGTCGTCTTGGAGACGCCGACTCCACCTGCAGAACAGCAGATTTAAGAACTTCTTGTATTGGGTATGCGACCGCGTAACCTGAATGGAATGGTCGCAGTGAGAGGAAAACCGGTAAAGGTACCTAGAGAAATGGCGCTAACGAAGATCATGGAGGACAATATGAAGATGATAAATGATGCCCGCCCTAGCCAATTGACCAGCTTCCTTGCGACCCACTGGCCAACAATCGCGGCAACAAATGTCAGGCCAGTGAAGAAGAGAGCTGCACAAATTTCAGACAAAAATAGTAAGATAGCAGTGCATGATCACTACTCCCATAGGAGAAACAGAGAAAAAGAGACATTACCGTATGGTACAGGGAACCGTTTCAGCAGGTAGTATTCCACGGCCGCCATGGAAGATGAGAACATCATCGCAAAGCTGGCCGTCGCACTCGAGACCTGCACCAGTGTAATGGAACACGCCTACAGCTCAAATATGCGATGAATGAACAAATGAAAAGTGCAAATAGAACACCATCAAATGGTTGAAGCATCCGGTAAACAaagtttttttctctctttcttttttaccCGCGGATGGATACCGAGCTCCAGGAAGAGAGGCCCCATGACGACGCCCCCACCGACCCCAAGCAGACCGGCGAGGACACCGGCGGTGACACCAAAGAAGCAGTACACTAATATCTGATGAGCTTTTGGGCTGGTCTGGTTATTTGCTCTTGATGATAGCGCCCTCTTCCCCTGCACCAAACCTGCTGCCTGGTACATGGACACTCCAACTGACACCGGGATCTGCTTACATATCCAACAGGTGAAGGAGCTGTGTTAGTGTAACATGGGAGGGATGATTGTAATATGAAGCGCTGACTATGAGAATACGAGATGATACAAGATGACaacaatatgtactccctctgtccggaaatacttgtcatcaaaatgaataaaggggatgtatctagatgtattttagttctagatacatccttttttgtccattttgatgtcaagtattttcggacggagggagtatgttttttgTTGCAGCGAAGATGCAAATCAAAAGTGAAGACAAAAAGGATGATGGTTACAACCTGCAAGAGAATTGCTTTCAAGTTATACTATACTAGATAGTGATGACATTTTCAGGCAGTTTAGCCATTGGCATAGAAACCTCCTTGAATCCCAGAACCATAAAATTCGTAACTACGGATCAATTTTATATGAAATGTGGTTGATTAATGAGGTGAAGAAACGCAGTAAGGTTACCTGGAGTACAGTCAAAACCCAGTACCATGTGGAGCAAGTTGCCACGTAGTTCTGCATGCATGAAAGAATTAGTGATGTGCTACCATGCGCAAAACAATAAATAAGATCATATAAACTATTAACCTATGATACTATACACTATGGAGTTGCAATATGCATGATACTAATGTATAATACTTTGCACTACGGGTAGCCTAAGGATTACAGTTTCTTCGAAAACAGTACTAAGAGCAATTCTATCAAACACCTACAACTCCAAAAAGGACTTCAATTATTACTGTAGCAGATCCCCAAAATTTTTTGGGACCTCCCAAAAAACATCATCTAGCTCCTAATACTCGGGGAAGTTTTGGGCATCCCAATCCCACTTTGAAACAAGAAAATGTTGTGGGAGAAATTTCACCGCCCGGTCACTACCTTCTATCATCATCATCGGAACCATcgccgtccctcctcctcctcccaccggaGACACCACTTGCCGTCTGAGACGAGTCTCCTCGCCGCGACTATTACCAACCACACGAGCGGAAACTCTTGTCACCACCATTGCCGCACGTGTAGCCATTTAGGGAGGCACCGCCCCGCCACCCCCGAGCTCTAATGTTGCGGCCATGCCGTGCCATGAGCTTCAGCAAGGCAGAGAATCAGCTCAATCCCCCATACACACTTCCCAGCCTCCTTGAGCTCCTGCAGGCCACCACGAGCTTCCGTCGGCGACGCACACAAAGTGTTCAACTAAAGGGTTGCAtgctttttcttttcattttttttagCAAAACTGCATTTGAAGATTTGCGTTCGTTTAATTGTTTAATTCAATGCACAAATGAGGAGTCTTGTTTGGGAGTTTTTCTCAGACTTTCATCcgaggagtaggaggaggaggaggaggaggaagatgacttCAAGATGGGGCGGAAGTTAATCATTCAAGAGGAGGTGACCAACAAAATACTTAGACGTGGTTCTCAACCAGGGCGTGTGTGCTATCTTCTGTATTAGGAAGAAGTTGATGCATGTCTCATAAGTGATTACTTGGTGTATCCCGACGCACTCTTCATGCAACGTTTTAGAATGTCTAGTGAGCTCTTCCTGTGAATTGCAACTGTCGTGGAACACAATCATGATTATCTCAAGCAGAAGAGAAATGTAACCAAAGAACTTGGCACCTATGCTTTTTAGAAGATAATGTCGGCAATGCGCATGATCACAGATCCCCAGCTGAAGCTACAAATGAATACCTTTACACCATAGACGAAGACACCATCAAGAGCGTGGGGAAATTTGCAAAGTTTGTGATTGAGCTCTGTGGAAGCGACTACCGGAGAACTACCAGTGTAGACGACATTGCAAGGCTGATGGATATTGGTGCATCAATTAGGGTTCCCGAGGATGCTTGAGAGCATGGATTGCATGTGCTAAAGATGGAAGAATTGCCCTAGAAAGTGGCACGGGAAATTCCCTAGTCATTGTCATGATTCAACAATCATTCTTGAAGTAGTTGCATCCCACAATCTATGGATTTGTCATTGTTACTTTGGGGTGCCTAGCTCTCATAATGACCTCAAATCCAACAAATGTCTCCTTTGTTTGTAAGTCTTTTTGTTGGGAATTCTCTACCTTGCATCTTTCATGTAGATTAACCTTCCATGTCAATTCTCTACCTTTGTTTGTAAGTCTTTTTGTTGCGGATGGTATCTATCTCTCATGGTCCACATTTGTGAACACACACCCCGAAGGCAACAAAAGAGCTTGCCAAGGATCAATAAGCTATTAGAAAGAATGTTGAAAGAGCCTTTGGTGTGTTGCAAGGACGCTTTGCAATTGTTAGCAGATTTAATAGATTATGGGACCAAAAGACACTATGAGGGACCATGGAAAAAAatataatcatgcataaaagataatAGAGAATGAGAGAGGCCAAAAATGAGAACTTTAAGTATTATTAAATGCGAATACCTGGAATGCTTGAGCATCATGAAGACATAATATAGAGATGTCTTAAAGCGCGTAGAAAGGTTGAAGACTGACATATGCGTAAGCAACTTTAAGATGACCCTGTGGAGCCCTTGTGGGAACTTCATGGTAAGTTCATACATGCACCATCATGTTTTTATTAAATTATTTACTTCACTTGGACCTACACTTATTTTCTTCTAAATTTGAATTTTAAAATTTCAAGATTTGAAAGTTATGGATTGAAATGTTGTTGGATTTGTATGGCTGAACATCAATGTTTGAACTAATATGACATAAATATTGTAGTTGAAATGATGTTTGTATGCATAAAGGAGTGACAATTAGCTAACAAAACTTATTATGATATAAGTTTAGGGGATATGCTAGAAGACAACCTCCCAATACGCTAATTTTTCGGGAGGCTCCCAATGAGTGGCTTTTGGAAGTTCATGCTAGGGGATATGCTAGAATTCTCTAACATCATTATTTTCAGAGTTCCCAAAAACCGATATGCAAAAATACTGATGGTAAATTTCATTATTTATTATTACATTACTATATCAATACTAATTACATTCTTCCTAAAGAGTCTCACATTAATTAGTGAGGATAAAAATAAATAATAGAAGCCATCCATTTGGCGACCTTGAATTATAAAGGTTCAAATATATATTGGAAGAAAAAAGTATAGAACCCATGGATAACCAAACTCGAGCATGTCGTGCATTAATTTTGATGTAACCCTGATCTTACACGTGGTATTCACATGTGCTGTCTGATCTATGGCCTCACTCACGAACTAATCATAGGTGCAGTGGCACAGCCAGGACAGGGCCAAGCCCGGGCAAGCCCAGGCCGAACACGTGCTACATTGTTAAACAATGTCGAATGTGCTACAATCAAAATCCAACGACATGACCTAGATAATGGCCCAATCAGCCTTGGGGCATAGCTACACCTTTGGATAGGCATACATGAGACCTTTATGTTTTATGGATCATCTCAATGGACAATCATTAGTGCATACTTTCACCTGTTGCTTTAATAAACACTCCAGTTATCTGTTATGCTGGAATGACTATTGGTTCCATTTGCCACTGGTAAGACGATGGCATTTATCTCTTTCACGTAGATTAACCTTCCATGTCAATTTCATCATGTGACAATCCTTTAATATTCAATACTAATATAAAACCAAATCTTGCAATTCCAACCCTATTCTGGATCTCTCCATCTTCGCACATATTTTTTTCCTGCACTTAGTAACTCATTTTTGTGTGTATTTGCTTATGTTTGCTTTTATGGTAAGTAGGTAACAATGTTGAACTAGGACAAGATAACAAAGAAGCTGACTAGATCATCACAAAGGCATCTTACCTCTCCTTGATCACCTTGATCTTATATTTGCGATGCATTGTCATGCTATTGTTTTATCAAACATGCATTATATTCTCGAATGATTTACTTAGCCATAAAAAGATAAAACTTTGACTTTGTCACCCTGATTTATCTAGAGTCATGGGTGGAGGACCCCATCGGATAAGGTGGGGTAGCCACGCTACCAAAAATTGtaccaaaaatatattatataTGTATGCATCGCCGGCTAGGTCGAGTTCCTACGTATGATAGGGAAGTGAAACAGCGAGGAAGCAGTCTTGCAGTCTGGGATGTTGGATCACTTTTTGTTGGCTCAGCTGGGCAAGTGATGGAGCTCACCCCACCTTAAATTATGTCCATCATTTGACATTGTCTTGAATATTATGAAACCATGTTATCTTGTTAGCTAAGAAATATTACCACTCTTTCTAAATTCTACTATTGTTGAAATTTACAACTTACACATGTGTGACAGACAAACTGTTTGTTAAGGTTGGTGCATGCGAAGCACTTCAGCTTTATTGTGATTGCACTGGCATTGTGAACACCATAAGGACCAGTCCACAatttcaaaaatttgtgagggaaGTGTAAGCACTAAGTCTAGTATTGGCATGGCTTGGCAAATGATTTTGTGTATACAACACTAGTTTTATTACAGAATAATTAATAATGATAGCCACACAGGAAAATATAATAGATAGAAAAGGGCATATTTGCTTGATTCCCATCTGGCGAGGATATACATAAAGGGGTATCTGGAATTTAATATCGGGTTCTAGTAGTAT is a genomic window containing:
- the LOC123092518 gene encoding protein unc-13 homolog is translated as MGSMARLLPDSRSASASASWTSSLSSDLATAAATAVTATSSSAMPLAAPFPGLGVPLSDADLRTTAYEVLVAASRATGGRPLIYIPQSAPSSTSARSTSSTSTSTSFSSSSSSGLQRSRTSTAASKVKRSLGLSPSASSKAGMEAPRRPETVMELVRVNLRVTEQADSRIRRGLLRIAAGQLGRRAESMILPLEFLQRSKASDFPDPHEYEAWQFRNLKLLEAGLLVHPLIPLSKSDIYAQTLREIISRAYDKSLQNGKNLESMQELCSAVKSLAGRSLGGSSDECHWADGFPFNLHIYQMLVEACFDSENGTVVDEVDEVMGLLKKTWVILGINQMLHNLCFAWALFNHFVTSDQVDIELLSAAENQLNVVVKDAKNAEDPDYCDVLISILSSITGWTEKRLLAYHETFNASNIVSMQGIVTIGVSAAKILLEDISQKHPGKRKQKTDVVRGKIETYIRSSLRTAFAQRMDEADSKRSSRNPVPVLAILAKDISDLASKEKNIYSPILKKWHPLASGVAVTTLHSCFGNELKQFMVGRTKFTQDTAQVLNAADKLEKSLVNIAVEDFLDSDDGGKSLIRQMPPYEAENAIAALVKGWMKERVDKLKEWVDQSLQQETWNPKANRQSFAPSSMEMLRMVDEILDAFFELPISMHSTLVSDLAAGLDGILQYYVSKAKSCHGTQSTATPQLPHLTRCDVGSKLFKKKEKPHALLNRGSQVGSSTGKSEGCDLPELCVQINTFHYIRTEVENLKKKAKKCLRNSELSQDGIGTTDGMNIKFELSQASCQDGIRQLCDATAHKVVFSYLSHVLLDMLYVGGAASNRVEPLLRELHSTLGVISGIMRNEPRDHLITALMKASFDGFLLVLLAGGPTRAFTLQDAQIIENDFRALRGLYLANGDGLPHELVDKASSEVKSVLPLLRTDTESLIQRFKQAITERQGSPTKSSFAKPPRVPAQWSANDPNTILRVLCYRYDEAATKFLKKTYKFPKKL